A window of the Gossypium hirsutum isolate 1008001.06 chromosome A05, Gossypium_hirsutum_v2.1, whole genome shotgun sequence genome harbors these coding sequences:
- the LOC107958311 gene encoding phosphatase IMPL1, chloroplastic isoform X1 yields the protein MSEASNQRKYPKVGAKSTGSIPPSELIEVVEAAARAGAEVVMDAVNKPRNVTYKGLADLVTDTDKMSEVAIPEVIKKNFADHLILGEEGGITGDTSSDYLWCVDPLDGTTNFAHCYPSFAVSVGVLFQGNPAAATVEKERWHYCFFMCRWNLLGDLCVGIPVHILLLLVGEHFVTDRKSIPVKQIRNICLQVEQSLLVTGFGCEHDDAWNTNFELFKEFTGISRGVRRLGGAAVDMCHVALGVTEGYWEYRLKPWDITAAVLIIEEAGGVVTRMDGGKLCVFDKSVLVSNGAIHAKLLERIAPATEKLKSKGIDFSLCYKPENYVTDL from the exons ATGTCGGAGGCTTCAAACCAGAGAAAGTATCCTAAAGTAGGTGCCAAATCAACTGGATCAATCCCTCCTTCCGAGCTCATTGAAGTTGTTGAGGCTGCCGCAAGAGCTGGCGCTGAG GTGGTGATGGATGCTGTCAACAAACCAAGAAATGTCACATATAAAGGACTAGCTGACTTGGTAACCGA CACAGATAAAATGAGTGAGGTCGCTATTCCGGAGGTAATAAAAAAGAATTTTGCAGATCATTTGATCCTCGGGGAGGAAGGAGGAATTACAGGGGATACCTCATCAGACTATCTCTGGTGTGTTGATCCTTTAG ATGGAACAACAAATTTTGCACACTGTTATCCTAGCTTTGCAGTTTCAGTGGGTGTACTGTTTCAAGGAAATCCTGCTGCTGCTACTGTG gaaaaagaaagatggcattattgtttttttatgtgTAGGTGGAATTTGTTGGGGGACCTATGTGTTGGAATACCCGTCCATATACTGCTACTGCTG GTGGGGGAGCATTTTGTAACGGACAGAAAATCCATCCCAGTAAAACAGATAAG AAATATTTGTCTGCAGGTGGAGCAATCTCTTCTTGTGACTGGGTTTGGATGTGAACATGATGATGCATGGAATACCAACTTCGAATTATTCAAGGAATTTACCGGCATTAGTAGA GGTGTAAGAAGGCTTGGTGGTGCAGCTGTGGACATGTGCCATGTAGCTCTAGGAGTAACGGAAGGGTACTGGGAATATCGTCTAAAACCATGGGACATAACTGCTGCTGTATTG ATAATTGAAGAAGCTGGTGGCGTTGTGACTCGGATGGATGGTGGAAAGCTTTGCGTCTTTGATAAATCTGTGTTGGTATCTAATGGTGCAATTCATGCTAAG CTTCTGGAGAGGATTGCACCCGCAACAGAGAAACTGAAGAGTAAAGGAATTGATTTCTCATTATGTTATAAGCCTGAAAATTACGTCACAGATCTTTGA
- the LOC107958311 gene encoding phosphatase IMPL1, chloroplastic isoform X2, with protein MSEASNQRKYPKVGAKSTGSIPPSELIEVVEAAARAGAEVVMDAVNKPRNVTYKGLADLVTDTDKMSEVAIPEVIKKNFADHLILGEEGGITGDTSSDYLWCVDPLDGTTNFAHCYPSFAVSVGVLFQGNPAAATVVEFVGGPMCWNTRPYTATAGGGAFCNGQKIHPSKTDKVEQSLLVTGFGCEHDDAWNTNFELFKEFTGISRGVRRLGGAAVDMCHVALGVTEGYWEYRLKPWDITAAVLIIEEAGGVVTRMDGGKLCVFDKSVLVSNGAIHAKLLERIAPATEKLKSKGIDFSLCYKPENYVTDL; from the exons ATGTCGGAGGCTTCAAACCAGAGAAAGTATCCTAAAGTAGGTGCCAAATCAACTGGATCAATCCCTCCTTCCGAGCTCATTGAAGTTGTTGAGGCTGCCGCAAGAGCTGGCGCTGAG GTGGTGATGGATGCTGTCAACAAACCAAGAAATGTCACATATAAAGGACTAGCTGACTTGGTAACCGA CACAGATAAAATGAGTGAGGTCGCTATTCCGGAGGTAATAAAAAAGAATTTTGCAGATCATTTGATCCTCGGGGAGGAAGGAGGAATTACAGGGGATACCTCATCAGACTATCTCTGGTGTGTTGATCCTTTAG ATGGAACAACAAATTTTGCACACTGTTATCCTAGCTTTGCAGTTTCAGTGGGTGTACTGTTTCAAGGAAATCCTGCTGCTGCTACTGTG GTGGAATTTGTTGGGGGACCTATGTGTTGGAATACCCGTCCATATACTGCTACTGCTG GTGGGGGAGCATTTTGTAACGGACAGAAAATCCATCCCAGTAAAACAGATAAG GTGGAGCAATCTCTTCTTGTGACTGGGTTTGGATGTGAACATGATGATGCATGGAATACCAACTTCGAATTATTCAAGGAATTTACCGGCATTAGTAGA GGTGTAAGAAGGCTTGGTGGTGCAGCTGTGGACATGTGCCATGTAGCTCTAGGAGTAACGGAAGGGTACTGGGAATATCGTCTAAAACCATGGGACATAACTGCTGCTGTATTG ATAATTGAAGAAGCTGGTGGCGTTGTGACTCGGATGGATGGTGGAAAGCTTTGCGTCTTTGATAAATCTGTGTTGGTATCTAATGGTGCAATTCATGCTAAG CTTCTGGAGAGGATTGCACCCGCAACAGAGAAACTGAAGAGTAAAGGAATTGATTTCTCATTATGTTATAAGCCTGAAAATTACGTCACAGATCTTTGA
- the LOC107958311 gene encoding phosphatase IMPL1, chloroplastic isoform X3, translated as MSEVAIPEVIKKNFADHLILGEEGGITGDTSSDYLWCVDPLDGTTNFAHCYPSFAVSVGVLFQGNPAAATVEKERWHYCFFMCRWNLLGDLCVGIPVHILLLLVGEHFVTDRKSIPVKQIRNICLQVEQSLLVTGFGCEHDDAWNTNFELFKEFTGISRGVRRLGGAAVDMCHVALGVTEGYWEYRLKPWDITAAVLIIEEAGGVVTRMDGGKLCVFDKSVLVSNGAIHAKLLERIAPATEKLKSKGIDFSLCYKPENYVTDL; from the exons ATGAGTGAGGTCGCTATTCCGGAGGTAATAAAAAAGAATTTTGCAGATCATTTGATCCTCGGGGAGGAAGGAGGAATTACAGGGGATACCTCATCAGACTATCTCTGGTGTGTTGATCCTTTAG ATGGAACAACAAATTTTGCACACTGTTATCCTAGCTTTGCAGTTTCAGTGGGTGTACTGTTTCAAGGAAATCCTGCTGCTGCTACTGTG gaaaaagaaagatggcattattgtttttttatgtgTAGGTGGAATTTGTTGGGGGACCTATGTGTTGGAATACCCGTCCATATACTGCTACTGCTG GTGGGGGAGCATTTTGTAACGGACAGAAAATCCATCCCAGTAAAACAGATAAG AAATATTTGTCTGCAGGTGGAGCAATCTCTTCTTGTGACTGGGTTTGGATGTGAACATGATGATGCATGGAATACCAACTTCGAATTATTCAAGGAATTTACCGGCATTAGTAGA GGTGTAAGAAGGCTTGGTGGTGCAGCTGTGGACATGTGCCATGTAGCTCTAGGAGTAACGGAAGGGTACTGGGAATATCGTCTAAAACCATGGGACATAACTGCTGCTGTATTG ATAATTGAAGAAGCTGGTGGCGTTGTGACTCGGATGGATGGTGGAAAGCTTTGCGTCTTTGATAAATCTGTGTTGGTATCTAATGGTGCAATTCATGCTAAG CTTCTGGAGAGGATTGCACCCGCAACAGAGAAACTGAAGAGTAAAGGAATTGATTTCTCATTATGTTATAAGCCTGAAAATTACGTCACAGATCTTTGA
- the LOC107958310 gene encoding phosphatase IMPL1, chloroplastic, giving the protein MERSLVFSTNIPLRFSRTPRSISPRFHPNQYQPHKFSAKSSTGYRKVGIFNTNSKRKLCTRALISEVSNQRQYPKVAAKSTGPIPPSQLIEVVETAAKTGAEVVMNAVNKPRNITYKGLTDLVTDTDKMSEVAILDVVKNNFGDHLILGEEGGIIGDTSSGYLWCIDPLDGTTNFAHCYPSFAVSVGVLFQGNPAAAAVVEFVGGPMCWNTRTFTATAGGGAFCNGQKIHRSKTDKVEQSLLVTGFGYDHDDAWITNIELFKEFTDISRGVRRLGAAAVDMCHVALGVAEAYWEYRLKPWDMAAGVLIVEEAGGAVTRMDGGKFCVFDRSVLVSNGAVHAKLLERIAPATEKLKSKGIDFSFWYKPENYVTDL; this is encoded by the exons ATGGAAAGGTCCTTAGTTTTCTCCACCAACATTCCTCTCAGATTTTCACGAACACCCAGATCAATTTCACCTCGATTTCACCCAAATCAGTACCAACCTCACAAATTTAGTGCAAAGTCTTCAACTGGGTATCGAAAAGTTGGAATCTTTAATACAAATTCCAAAAGAAAATTATGCACAAGAGCTTTGATATCAGAGGTTTCTAACCAGAGACAGTATCCTAAAGTAGCTGCCAAATCAACCGGACCAATCCCTCCATCTCAGCTCATTGAAGTTGTCGAGACTGCTGCAAAAACTGGGGCTGAG GTGGTGATGAATGCTGTCAACAAACCAAGAAATATCACATATAAAGGACTAACTGACTTGGTAACCGA CACAGATAAAATGAGTGAGGTTGCTATTCTTGATgtagtaaaaaataattttggagaTCATCTGATCCTTGGGGAGGAGGGAGGAATTATAGGGGATACCTCATCAGGCTATCTATGGTGTATTGATCCTTTAG ATGGAACAACAAATTTTGCACATTGTTATCCTAGCTTTGCAGTTTCAGTGGGTGTACTGTTTCAAGGAAATCCTGCCGCTGCTGCTGTG GTGGAATTTGTTGGAGGACCTATGTGTTGGAATACCCGTACATTTACTGCTACTGCTG GTGGGGGAGCATTTTGTAATGGACAGAAAATCCATCGCAGTAAAACGGATAAG GTGGAGCAGTCTCTTCTTGTGACTGGGTTTGGATATGACCACGATGATGCATGGATTACCAACATTGAATTATTCAAGGAATTTACTGACATCAGTAGA GGTGTAAGAAGGCTTGGTGCTGCAGCTGTGGACATGTGCCATGTAGCTCTGGGAGTTGCAGAAGCGTATTGGGAATATCGTCTAAAACCATGGGATATGGCTGCTGGTGTATTG ATAGTCGAAGAAGCTGGTGGTGCTGTGACTCGGATGGATGGTGGAAAATTTTGTGTCTTTGATAGATCTGTTTTGGTATCTAATGGTGCAGTTCATGCCAAG CTTTTGGAGAGGATTGCACCTGCAACGGAGAAACTTAAGAGTAAAGGAATTGatttctcattttggtataagCCTGAAAATTACGTCACAGATCTTTGA